A stretch of the Nicotiana tabacum cultivar K326 chromosome 6, ASM71507v2, whole genome shotgun sequence genome encodes the following:
- the LOC107759065 gene encoding transcription factor RF2b: protein MQDPSHLNSVKLPNQPPSSFSAAAFRPSHHRRAHSEVNFRLPEDLDLESDPFDAPAGSFEEIGSEDDFFSTYMDIEKLGSGGGSNSGSDAAAGGLENAGGSGGSSRVGAESSDGEKSMMMKPRHRHSHSVDSSSSLLLSESIEAKKAMAPDKLAELWTIDPKRAKRILANRQSAARSKERKARYISELESKVQTLQTEATTLSAQLTLFQRDTTGLTNENTELKLRLQAMEQQAQLRDARNEALKQEVERLKIATGQISASSDAYNSGMQQISYNRPAFFPHQPQPGPSEPPNTLMPQFHTLQGSMSNPRHPLLAGHAQALTDAMQQDPLRRFQGLDINSRGSHLVKTEAPSISASESSSTF from the exons ATGCAAGATCCGTCACATCTAAACTCCGTTAAGTTACCGAATCAACCTCCGTCGTCATTTTCAGCTGCTGCATTCCGTCCGTCTCACCACCGGCGAGCTCACTCGGAGGTGAACTTCCGGTTGCCGGAGGATTTAGATCTGGAATCCGACCCATTCGATGCGCCGGCGGGAAGTTTCGAGGAGATCGGATCGGAGGATGATTTTTTCTCTACGTACATGGACATTGAGAAGCTCGGCTCCGGCGGTGGATCTAACTCCGGAAGCGATGCAGCAGCTGGTGGTCTCGAAAATGCCGGTGGTAGTGGAGGGAGTAGTCGAGTGGGAGCTGAGAGTAGTGACGGAGAGAAAAGCATGATGATGAAGCCACGTCACAGGCATAGTCATTCAGTGGATAGCTCATCGAGTTTGTTGCTGAGTGAGAGTATTGAAGCTAAGAAAGCTATGGCTCCTGATAAGTTGGCTGAGCTCTGGACTATTGATCCTAAACGTGCCAAAAG GATTTTGGCAAATCGGCAGTCTGCTGCTCGTTCTAAAGAGAGGAAGGCCCGTTATATATCTGAACTTGAGAGTAAAGTTCAGACCCTTCAAACAGAAGCCACCACTCTTTCTGCACAACTGACCCTTTTCCAG AGGGATACAACCGGCCTTACTAATGAGAATACCGAGCTTAAGCTCCGTTTGCAAGCTATGGAACAACAAGCTCAATTACGAGATG CTCGGAACGAAGCACTGAAACAGGAAGTTGAAAGACTTAAAATAGCTACAGGGCAGATATCAGCCTCCTCAGATGCATACAATTCGGGAATGCAGCAAATTTCATATAACCGACCAGCATTCTTTCCTCATCAGCCACAGCCAGGGCCAAGCGAACCACCGAACACACTGATGCCGCAGTTTCACACCCTCCAGGGCAGCATGTCTAATCCCCGTCACCCTCTACTTGCTGGCCATGCACAGGCTCTCACAGACGCAATGCAACAAGATCCTCTCAGGCGTTTTCAGGGTCTTGACATCAACAGCAGGGGTTCTCATCTTGTAAAAACTGAAGCCCCCTCTATTTCTGCCAGTGAAAGCAGCAGTACATTCTGA